A segment of the Kluyveromyces marxianus DMKU3-1042 DNA, complete genome, chromosome 5 genome:
CCCTGTCCTGCGCGTTTCATTCCCATTTCCAAGTACAAATTGGATGTCCATTCCCAGGCTAAAACGAAGCACAGAATGTGACAGCTGAAGCCAGAAAAAATGATGTAGTTTATGGCGCTGGAGAGGGCCTAGGGGGGGCCTAGGGGGCCCTAGGGGGGCCCAGAGGGATCCGGCGGGAATCCCAGCGGGAATCCTGTCCCCTCCCGTCCCAGTGGGAATCTCTGGACGGAAATACGGGGGGAGAAGCCCGACAGGAATCGCGCAGGGCCAAGGAAAAAACTCGGCGCAGACGAGGCCGCAGACGAGAGCGCAGCCGGTAGGCGAGGCCGCAGACAAGGCCACAGGAGAAGCCACAGCCCcggaaaagaaaaaaaaatggggACGGGGGGGAGGGGGTGGGTGTTTGCGTCGGGTAAGTGTGGGCCTCGGACCACTGTGGTCCGAGACCAAGGGCCAAGGGCCAAGGGCCAAGACCCAATAATATAACACACAAGCATAGGCTAAAGCCTATGCCTATGCTTATGCTAAAGTGGTGCGTCCGCCCACTTTCTGCGAGGCTTCCCCGGACGGCATCTTCCCTTCTCTGTCGCCTATAAACTTGCGGTACACGGCGGTTAGCTTCTCGAGCTCCTGGCGCGAAATGCTGGGCTTTGCGTCCAGACATGCCGCCTCCAGGTCCTCCGCGGAAACCACAATGCCAGAGGTTCTGCCAGTGCCAGTGgcactggcactggcactggcaGAGCCAATGCTAATGCCCAGTTGCTTGAGCTTGCCGCCGATTCTCTCCAAAGTCTCGCCATCGAGCGGCTTGCGCTTCCCCAAACAGATGTACGGCGGACGGGTGTCGCCCTGAGACGCATCATTCTGGGGTGCATCCTGGGGTGCAGGATGCACCCCAGAATGGTCCCCAGGACGGTCCTCCCCTAATGACCGGTGCACAGCCTTCAAGTACGCGTTGTTCACCACGCCCTGCAGATCCGCACCCGTGAACCCGCGTGCCAGCCGCGCCACCGCGCCAACGTCGCACGACGCGTCAAGCGCCATCTTCCCTCGCGTGATCGCACGTAGTATCTCCGCCCGCTCTTCCTCGTCCGGAATATCGCACAACACGCTCTTGTCCAAACGGCCCGGCCGTAACAACGCAGAATCGATTAAATCCGGGCGGCTAGTAGCCGCCAACACATACACTCCCTCTAACCCCTCCGCACCGTCCATCTGCGTAAGCAGCTGGTTCACCACCCGGTCCGTCACCCCAGTAGAGTCGTGGCCACGCTTCGGCGCTATCGAATCAAACTCATCGAAGAACAAAATGCACGGCTTAGCCGCCTGCGCCCGCTCAAATAGCTCCCGCACGCTTTGCTCCGACGCACCAATGTACTTGTTCAATATCTCAGGACCCTTCACAGATATGAAGTTCAACCCGCATTGTTGCGCCACTGCGCTCGCAAGCATCGTCTTCCCGCAACCGGGGTACCCGTACAACAATATACCAGACCTTAGCCGGAGCGGCGAACGCGCGAAAATCGGCGCGTACTTGTTGGGCCACTCCAGCGTCTCGAGCAACAGCCGCTTCGCCTCGCGCAGCCCGCCAATGTCGCTCCACTTCACGCCCGTGCCCTTCTGCAACTTCACAGACCGCAACGACGCCGGCGTGAACTGCGACACGCACGACTCCACCATCGCGCGCGTTAgcggctgctgctgctgctgctgctgcgcgtggtcacgtgacaccACCTCGTAGAACAACCGGTCCACCAACAGCGCCAGGTCCGCGGGCGAGTAGCCCTCGGTCTCGAGCGACAGCTCGGTGACGCTCGTGTCCCCGGCTAGCTCAATGGACTTCTCGCTCAATAGCCACTGCAATATGTCGTTTCTTTGATACCGCGTAGGCGGCTTCAACGTCCATGTGTCGCCGACAAACTGCTTCTGGAACAGCATCTTGTTCAAGGACTCCTGGGACTTGGCCCCGAACACAACTTTGATCTCGACCTCGACCCCGCTGCCGCTGCCGCCAGCTGCAACATCCATAGCCCGCTGCACGTCGCTCATGAACATCTGCGTCAGCTTGGTAGACGTTTGCGAGTACAGGCCGCGCGAGTTGCCCGAGGATGGCTGGTCGTCGACCGATTTCGCCGCAGTGAACAGCGAGTCCGCGTTGTCAAACAGTATCACGGACGGCATGTGCCAGTAGGCCGAGTGTACGAGTTCGCTGAGGTACTGTTTGGTCTTGGCGAGGTTCGTAGAGTCCGGGACCGCATCCCCGTCCACGTACTGGACGTGGTACCCGTCGTTAATCAAGTCGAACGCGAGGTTTTGTAGAACAAGCGTCTTGCCCATGCCAGCGCCTCCTTGCACCAGAAACGAGCTGGACATGGCCAATGGCGCGCGCACGGTGTCAAGTATCTCTAAGTACGTCTTTTCGAAGCCAATGAGCTTTCGAGGGCTGGAAGTTGGGTCGAGGCCCACGTCTAGCGCTATATTCGTCCTCTCACTCACCGTGACTTTCGAAACGTCCGCTGGACATTTCCCAAATGGAACTGGGCTGCCTTTGCCACCTCTAAGCTTCACCGTAAACTTCACGTCCAGGTCCTTGTCTTGCACCAGAAGGTTGTCGCTCAAAATATCTAGTTTCTTGATACAGTTAAAGTACTCCTCAACAGTAGTGGTGGAATCCTCTTCTCCCTCTGTTCCGCTGCTCCCGCTCCCATGCGGACAGATAACCACATCAAATGGCGTCTTGGGTAGCTTCTTGACGTACGACACCCTCACTTTGTACCCGTTATTCGCAGGCAATTGCAATGCTTTCCTCAACATCCGGCTCATCTTCACACTCTCGTCGCGTAATGAATCATCTTCGTACACTTTGCAACATATCCCCATGCCCATACCGATCGATGATGGCACGCTACTgctagtactactactgccGCCGCCGCCGCTCTTGGTCTTGCCTTTGCTCTTGTCCTCCTCGAAAGGAGCCCGAATGACACTAACAGTAGCGTACTCGTACTTGTTCTCGCGCGTCTTCAACGCAATCGACACTCCGCTCAAGTCGCCTTTGTCTAACAACGTTCTCTTGATAACTTTTTGCGAATTGTCAACAACCAGACCCTCATTCGTCTCAACCTCTTCTCTCAACTTCGGTTCAACTATCACCAACGTGTCATTCGTGAGCCTGCCCACTTCTAAATGATCAGGCATCATGCTCTTTATACTAAATTTGCACACTACGTTTCGCATAAAACATAGTAAATGTGCGCCTTTCCTCACTAACCGCGTCTGGTAAAGAATTTGGTCCTGGAAAAAAGCAGCATTCGATTCAATCGTTTCCCAATCCTGAAACCCCTTAGGCTCAACATGTACCTCGGTTACAAAACTACTCGAATCGTACCTTTTAATAGATATATCCACAAGTTGGCCCATCTGAAGCTTGTACTCTCCCGCCAATATCGCATTCATTTCAAGTGTTTGGTCTGTCCCACGGAAAGATTTCGACGTTTGCCCATCCCAaccaacatcaacatctgCATTGATCTTTATCCCAAATTCTTGCACTGGTATATCGGACTGGTCAAGCAACCTGCATATCTTATTTGGCAGCCGCACCAAGTTCGAACTCAATTCTTGAGAGTACACTATCCTTAAACCTTGGAAATGCAATTCTTGGCCATCCATAGCTATCGATAACTAATTGTCTATACCTGGGATACTATAACTCCTATCTGGAGTGTTCAATTCCTctcttggttttctttccctttCGATGTTAATAGGGTCTTTACTTTCTTTGACTCTCTCTACGTTTATATCTGATACGCACAATGCTacacttttttcaaaattataTATGGATGCATATACATCCGAAAGATGCAAATGAAAGTAATAATCAAGTATATGAATGAATGTTTCATGAGAGCGGGCTGAGCAAAAAAACAGGCAGGGGGAAGAGAAGTGCAAACCTTCACATAGATTAGTGACTGATAGGAGAGACAGACAGAGGGGGTacaatattaaaaaaaaatataatgtCGGTACAgtttattatttgtttgaataAGCAAGGGATAGTACGGTTGCTCCGCTGGTTTGTGAAGCTAGATACATCAGAGCACGCTACACACCAAGAATATATACAGCATGTTTTCAAGGTGGTATCGCAGCGGGACCACAGGCACCAAAGTAACTTTATTGAATTTTCCGAGCACACAAAATTGGTTCACAAACGGTATGCGGGCTTATATTTCATTATGGGAGTAGATAAAGGCGATGAAGAGTTGATCTATCTATCACAAATCCATCTATTCGTCGAGGTGCTAGACTCATTCTTCGGAAATGTGTGTGAATTggatattttgttcaatttcTACAAGGCTTACATGGTAATGGACGAGATGTTCGTTGCGGGGGAGATACAGAGTACGTCAAAACAGCAGCTATTGGAGCGGATCGGGGAATTGGATAAGCTTAACTAGCATAttaaatgtatatatatgtatatatgtatagaTGAGACAGGGGATCAAAAGTATAAGTAATCTTCTGAATTGTTTCCCAGGACTTTGCGGACTAGCGGCATTATCGTATCAAATACTTGTTCTATCGATTTGCCTGTAACATCTACAATCACAACATTATCGTCCGGGATAGCATCAAACACCTGGAAAAATGTCTCACGGACCTTTTTCTGAAAGGCAGCCTTTTCGTATCGTTCTTCTCCGTATCCATCACGATCTTGCAGAGAAGACGAGTCCTGATTAGACAGAAACAAGGTCAAGTCTGGTTTCACCAATCCTTTATCGGGATTTAGACACCACGAGATGTCCATGCCAGGTATTTGCTTGGCTGCTGAATATGCGACTCCTGAGTACACGTATCTGTCTAACACAACGTGCTTGCCCGATTCCAATAGCGAGCGGATCTTCGCATTGACCTCCCATCTATTAGCcgaaaaaagaagatgaataGATTGCGGTGGCAGATCAAAACTTCTATCTGTTAGATACTGGTTTATCAACCCGCCAATCGGCGTGGATCTCTCTGGGAACTTGAACAAGACAACCTCATCGCCTAGCTCTTTGACTATCTTTTCCGATTGCGTAGACTTCCCAGTTCTATCTAGACCTTCTATCAGTATAAGTTTACCTCGTGTCATCCTGTAAGCGCACTGTCTCAAACATATAAATAAAACATCTCCAGGAACTAATGTGTCGCACACTAAAAGAGTCTATCAATGGTGAGCAAGCGACCTCTTTTTCAACTGGTATTATAGATATAACTAACGCGTCACTCTAGGGCCATCATCGCGCAGCCTTAGAAAagtgacaaaaaaaaaaaaaaaaaggaaacacGCACACACTATTACATGACCTTGCCGCCTCCTTATAGCGCCTTCCTGCCTTTGAACTTTCAACTTCAGTTAATAACTCTCGGTAGCCAAGTTGGTTTAAGGCGCCAGACTGTAATGTGATATAAAATTGTAATCTGGAGATCGGGCGTTCGACTCGCCCCCGGGagatttaatttttttttccatctttattttttttcccttcgatttcttcccctattaccattttttttttttcttcttctttgaattctttgttgtttACCAATACAAAACAAGATcgaaaatcaaaacaattaaaattttgaaaataatgcACATTTTGAATGTTTACATCTTTCATACCTTACAAAAGGCTTGGGCGTAAGAGAAATCGAAAAATCCAGGAATCGAGgaatcaagaaatcaagaGTTTTGGTACTTGTGAGTTTTTAGCGACTAAATCGCACAGCGTGAAGGAAGCTAGGAGACTAATTGCGtgtatattaatataaaTTCTGTTTCGGAAATGGGTAAGCGTCTGTCTATGGATAATACCATAGAGTTTTTGAAAGGAAGGGTTTATCTTGGAGCATATGATTACATaccagaagatgatgatgaagtaGTGTTCTTCACTGTTGAAAACACTTTATTCTATAATAGGTTCCATTTAGATTTTGGTCCTATGCACATTGGGCATTTGTATCGATATGCGGTGATATTCCATGAGATTTTGAACGATCCCgaaaatttccaaaaagcGGTTGTATTTTACTCGTCTACTTCGACCAGACAGCGTTCCAATGCAGCTTGCATGTTGTGTTGCTATATGGTTTTGATTCAAGGATGGACACCGCATCAAGTTCTGCAACCGTTGGCGCAAGTTGATCCACCTTTCATGCCGTTCAGAGATGCCGGTTATTCGAACGCTGACTTCGAAATCACCATCCAGGATGTGGTATACGGTATCTGGAGAGCGAAAGAGAATGGATTGATTGACCTTTCCAACTTCCAATTGGAGACTTATGAGAAATACGAGAGGGTCGAAAATGGTGACTTGAACGCACTAACCCCAGATTTTATAGCATTTGCATCTcctcaagaagaaatgcGTAGACATCAGCCATTGGGTGCTTCTTCGAAAGCATTGAGTTCGAAGCCACATTTAAATCAGCCATTCCGTAAGGTTTTGGAATATTTTAAGGAGAATGATGTCCAACTTGTGGTAAGGCTCAATTCACATTTATACAATAAGAAGCATTTCGAAGATATCGGGATACAGCACTTGGACATGATTTTCGAAGATGGTACTTGTCCAGATTTATCAATCGTTCAGAACTTCGTAGGTGCTGCAGAAACCATAATCAAGCAGGGTGGTAAAATTGCAGTGCATTGTAAGGCGGGGCTCGGAAGAACCGGATGTTTGATTGGCGCACACCTCATTTATACATATGGATTTACCGCTAACGAGTGCATAGGTTTCTTGAGATTCATGCGACCCGGTATGGTCGTTGGTCCTCAACAACACTGGCTCTATCTAAATCAAAATACGTTCAGAGAATGGAAATACACCATGAGACTGTCTCAAGAGCCAAGCGATGTGATCGGTGGATTGTATCCATTGATCACTTTGGAAGAGTATAAgatacaaaagaagaaaaagaaggtagCATATGAATCAGAATACACCCAGGATGACCACACGATGACTCCTCCCTCCGTATCGAGAAAAACCATGGGCTTCCAAAAAAGTACAACTACAGCTGTACCTCAACAATCCCCAGGTCAGCCAAGAAAGGGCCACGGCGGTAACACCATTGAAGATattaacaaaaaagaaaaccagGGAGCAGGCAAAATTGCTGATAATAACAGCGATTTAGATGATTCCATGAACACAGAAAATAGCATGAAAACGTCCCCAAGTGATACTAGACCAATCAATAGCTCATTAGTGGAAGATGCAGATGCACTAAAACAAGTCCTTCCTAAGAACAGACGTCTTGTTTCCTCTAATGggaaaagaacaacaagtGGAGTCAGGAAAGTGTCTTCTAGTAAACGATAGACTGTCTGGCATATATCATTACTATTGATACAGCATTATACAATATAACGGCGATAAATGATTTATAATCAATACGCAAATGTGGCATTCCATTTTACAGCTTGTTTTTattctgtttgttttttgttattctttcttcatcttttccATCATATACTGAGTCCGAAGTTTTAGTACTTCTTTCTAATAGTTGTTCTATGTATCATATATAACACGGAATCAAAAGTTTTCCCGAGCCATGCTTGACGGCGTTATAACTTTCAGCTAGTTTACTCCCACTTTGACTAGGCTGTGACCATGCCATTTCCCATTTATTAACAACGCATCCGTATATAGATTTGATTCTT
Coding sequences within it:
- the PEX1 gene encoding AAA family ATPase peroxin 1 — its product is MDGQELHFQGLRIVYSQELSSNLVRLPNKICRLLDQSDIPVQEFGIKINADVDVGWDGQTSKSFRGTDQTLEMNAILAGEYKLQMGQLVDISIKRYDSSSFVTEVHVEPKGFQDWETIESNAAFFQDQILYQTRLVRKGAHLLCFMRNVVCKFSIKSMMPDHLEVGRLTNDTLVIVEPKLREEVETNEGLVVDNSQKVIKRTLLDKGDLSGVSIALKTRENKYEYATVSVIRAPFEEDKSKGKTKSGGGGSSSTSSSVPSSIGMGMGICCKVYEDDSLRDESVKMSRMLRKALQLPANNGYKVRVSYVKKLPKTPFDVVICPHGSGSSGTEGEEDSTTTVEEYFNCIKKLDILSDNLLVQDKDLDVKFTVKLRGGKGSPVPFGKCPADVSKVTVSERTNIALDVGLDPTSSPRKLIGFEKTYLEILDTVRAPLAMSSSFLVQGGAGMGKTLVLQNLAFDLINDGYHVQYVDGDAVPDSTNLAKTKQYLSELVHSAYWHMPSVILFDNADSLFTAAKSVDDQPSSGNSRGLYSQTSTKLTQMFMSDVQRAMDVAAGGSGSGVEVEIKVVFGAKSQESLNKMLFQKQFVGDTWTLKPPTRYQRNDILQWLLSEKSIELAGDTSVTELSLETEGYSPADLALLVDRLFYEVVSRDHAQQQQQQQPLTRAMVESCVSQFTPASLRSVKLQKGTGVKWSDIGGLREAKRLLLETLEWPNKYAPIFARSPLRLRSGILLYGYPGCGKTMLASAVAQQCGLNFISVKGPEILNKYIGASEQSVRELFERAQAAKPCILFFDEFDSIAPKRGHDSTGVTDRVVNQLLTQMDGAEGLEGVYVLAATSRPDLIDSALLRPGRLDKSVLCDIPDEEERAEILRAITRGKMALDASCDVGAVARLARGFTGADLQGVVNNAYLKAVHRSLGEDRPGDHSGVHPAPQDAPQNDASQGDTRPPYICLGKRKPLDGETLERIGGKLKQLGISIGSASASASATGTGRTSGIVVSAEDLEAACLDAKPSISRQELEKLTAVYRKFIGDREGKMPSGEASQKVGGRTTLA
- the APS2 gene encoding Aps2p; protein product: MSVQFIICLNKQGIVRLLRWFVKLDTSEHATHQEYIQHVFKVVSQRDHRHQSNFIEFSEHTKLVHKRYAGLYFIMGVDKGDEELIYLSQIHLFVEVLDSFFGNVCELDILFNFYKAYMVMDEMFVAGEIQSTSKQQLLERIGELDKLN
- the CDC8 gene encoding bifunctional thymidylate/uridylate kinase, with amino-acid sequence MTRGKLILIEGLDRTGKSTQSEKIVKELGDEVVLFKFPERSTPIGGLINQYLTDRSFDLPPQSIHLLFSANRWEVNAKIRSLLESGKHVVLDRYVYSGVAYSAAKQIPGMDISWCLNPDKGLVKPDLTLFLSNQDSSSLQDRDGYGEERYEKAAFQKKVRETFFQVFDAIPDDNVVIVDVTGKSIEQVFDTIMPLVRKVLGNNSEDYLYF
- the CDC14 gene encoding phosphoprotein phosphatase CDC14, yielding MGKRLSMDNTIEFLKGRVYLGAYDYIPEDDDEVVFFTVENTLFYNRFHLDFGPMHIGHLYRYAVIFHEILNDPENFQKAVVFYSSTSTRQRSNAACMLCCYMVLIQGWTPHQVLQPLAQVDPPFMPFRDAGYSNADFEITIQDVVYGIWRAKENGLIDLSNFQLETYEKYERVENGDLNALTPDFIAFASPQEEMRRHQPLGASSKALSSKPHLNQPFRKVLEYFKENDVQLVVRLNSHLYNKKHFEDIGIQHLDMIFEDGTCPDLSIVQNFVGAAETIIKQGGKIAVHCKAGLGRTGCLIGAHLIYTYGFTANECIGFLRFMRPGMVVGPQQHWLYLNQNTFREWKYTMRLSQEPSDVIGGLYPLITLEEYKIQKKKKKVAYESEYTQDDHTMTPPSVSRKTMGFQKSTTTAVPQQSPGQPRKGHGGNTIEDINKKENQGAGKIADNNSDLDDSMNTENSMKTSPSDTRPINSSLVEDADALKQVLPKNRRLVSSNGKRTTSGVRKVSSSKR